CTGTTTACGTTTGGCCACGATGTAGTAGGCTATGGGAGGCATCGGTTCCACCTTTCTGGCACTTGTGTATTGCCACAGAAGCATAACCAGAACAATTGAAAACTTGATGCCTTTCTTTCAGCTTCGTCTCATGCAGTAATGTTTTCACACTTCCTCGCAACGCAAGCCAGTCTCTTGGTGTAATGCCCCCGGACTTTGCGGCCGCCCTCAAAGAGTCACCATGTACCTGGGCTAGAGCCATGTCGCATCCTGGCCATGGCCTGATTGACATCGTACTCAGACGGAATATCCTTTGCGCGTATAGGAGGTAAGGCTATGCTGATACTAATAGTAATTCTAGCGATCCTCATGGTGCTCGTGCTCTTTGTTATCGCCGTGTACAACGGCTTGATCGTGAAGCGTAACCGGGTGCGAAACGGCTGGCATCAGATTGATGTGCAACTCAAACGTCGCATTGACTTGATTCCCAACCTGGTCGAAACGGTCAAGGGCTACGCTGCGCACGAGAAAGCTATCTTTGAACGGATTGCTGAGGCACGGTCCCTGGCTCTTGGTGCCAAGACCCCGGGGGAAGCAGCCAGGGCAAACAACATGCTCACCGAGACCCTGAAGTCACTATTCGCTGTAGTCGAGAACTATCCGAATCTGAAGGCGAACGAGAACTTTGCCAAGCTCCAGGAGGAACTAACTACAACCGAGAATAAGATTTCTTTCGCCCGCCAATTCTACAACGATGTAGTAATGGATTACAATAATCAGATTCAGATGTTTCCGTCTAACATCATCGCCAGCATGTTCCGATTTGCAGCCGAGGAGTTCTACACGGTGCCCGAGGCCGAGCGCGAAGCGCCGAAGGTGAAATTCTAGCAGTAGGAGTGTCGTGCCGTGTCCGACCAGTCGGACACGGCGAAACGCGGATGGCTGAGCGCACACACCTCTACCGGCTAATCGCCCGTAACAAGTGGGGCACCGGATTGTTCATCGCCCTGTTCACGATTATCCTGGCTGTAATCGGAATGGCCTTAGGCCAGGTCATGCACTGGGGCGCCGAGGTTTATGTACTGTTTGCCCTGTTCATCGTCGTTTACAATCTGGTCCTCTATTTCAACTCCGACCGGATTGCGCTGGCGGTCAACGGCGCGCAGTCGGCTGACCCCACAGAATACGCCCAGCTCCACAACGTGGTAGAAGAAGTTGCCCTGGCCGCGGGCGTGCCCAAGCCTGGCGTTTACGTTGTTGACTCGGCCGCCCCAAATGCTTTTGCGACCGGCCGCAATCCGGCCCATGCATCAATTGCTGTTACCCGTGGGCTACTGGCGACGATGAACCGCGATGAACTCCAGGGCGTTGTCGCACACGAGATGGCGCACATTCGCAATTACGATATCCTGATGATGACCGTAGTCGCAATCATCGGGGGGCTCATCATCTTGTTCCGGGACATGCTTCTGCGCTGGGGCATCTTCTTTGGTGGCGGCCGCCGGCGGCGAGATTCCTCGGGCCGCGGCGGCGGACAGGCTCAGCTTATTCTGATACTGGTTGGTCTAGTGCTCGCCATTCTTGCACCTCTGCTCATAGCCTTGATTCGGGCGGCGATTTCCCGCCAGCGCGAGTATCTGGCAGATGCCTCGGGTGCCTACATCGTACGCAATCCTCACGGCCTTGCCTCGGCGCTTGCCAAGCTCGGTGCAAGCAAGGAAAAACTCAGGACCGCGTCCGACGCCATGGCACACATGTTTATCACCAACCCGTTTGCCAAGGACCGGACCGGGCGAGCAGACTGGTTTGCATCGCACCCGCCGCTTACCGAGCGCATCCGCCGTCTCAATGCACTTACGCTGGATAGAACAGCGGTAGAATAGGCCCAAGAACGTAAGTGGCACCAGTAGGAGTAAGGAATCTAGGCCCAGATGTCATTACCGGATGGTGGGCGGTTTAGGAAAACTTGGATGATCGTTGGAACCTGTCCAGTCTTACTGTGACTCGCTACCTCCGGTCAGGTAGTTTTCGGCTATTCTTCCAGCCAGCCCTCGGTTCAAGTGCGGGGAGCTCGCCACGCAGTTGCACGGCACCGCTGCCGAACAGTCGCACGAGTTCGGTCACGAGCTCGTGCCCGGGTGCTACCTGGTAGTCCTTTACCCGTAGTACTTCCAGAGTGGCACCCTCTCCAGGCATCCGGAAGTAAACCGGTACGTTCCCGGGATGACGCTGAAGGGTTTCTCGCAGCTTCACAAGCTCTAGCTCGTCGCACATCTTGCGCGGTAGTGTTATTGCAACTGCCGAGATAAACTTGCTGACTAGGGCAAACGGCATGACTCGCTCGGCCCAGACCTGGGGCATCCCGCTCTCCCGTCTGCGCACCCGGCCCTGGACGATGACAAGCTTTTCAGGCTGCAGATTCTCACGGCATTTCTCGAGCAAGCTGGAGAATGCCATCACTTCTACCCATCCGGCAAAATCCTCCATCGTGACCACGACGTACTCCTGGTCGTTCCTACTGCGCTTCGTTCGTCGGGCAGTGATGACGCCGGCGATACTCACCGGCTCACTGTCTTGCTTCTCCTCAAGCTGTTCGGTAGAACAGAAGTGCAGCGCCTCATACTCAATCCGGTAAGGCTCAAGTGGGTGCGAGGAAAGGTAGAATCCGAAAGCCTCTTTCTCGTAGGCAAGCAGGTCGTGCATCTCCAACTTCTTCTCTATTTTTGCTGTCTTATTCTCTACCTGGAATCCAAACAGATCTGCCTGGCGCTCCTGGAATCTGAGCTTCTCTGAACTGGCCCGGGCCATGTCTAACTCCAGTTCTGAGAGAAGCTGTGCTCGGTTACTTCCGGTCCAGTCGAAAGCACCGGCCTTGATTAGAGATTCCGTTGCCTTGCGATTCACGACCCCGCGGTTTCGAATTAGAAAATCTACGAGACTCTGATACGGCCCGTTCCGCTTACGTTCCTCGACGATTTTCTGGCTTGCGCCCTGACCTAGGTTCCTGACTCCAGCAAGCCCGAACCGCACCATACCGTGTTCGATTGCGAAATTGGACTCGCTCGCGTTCACGTCCGGGCCTAGGACAGTAACACCCATTCTCCGCGCTTCGCCAATGAATTTGGCGAGCTTCTTTGAGTCGCCAAGCTCGCTAGTCAGCGTCGCGGCGATGAACTCCAGCGGGTAGTTAGCCTTTATATAAGCGGTAACGTAGGAGAGATAGGCGTAACCTGCAGCATGTGACTTGTTGAAGCCGTACCCCGCGAATTTTGCCAAGAGATTGAAGATCCGATCCGCCCGGTCCGCCGGGATCCGGTTGTACTTGGCACAGCCTTCGACAAATGTGCTGCGCTGTGATTCCATCTCGGCCGGGTCTTTCTTCCCCATTGCCCGGCGCAGAATGTCGGCCTTGCCCAAGGTGTACCCGGCCAGCGCCCGGGCTGCCTGCATCACCTGCTCTTGGTAAACCAGGATGCCGTAAGTCTCGCGACAGATCGGTTCGAGTAGACTGTGTTCGTAATCAATCTTCTCATTCCCAGCCTTACGCGCGACAAAGGAATCCAGTAGTTTCATCGGGCCGGGCCGGTAGAGTGCGATCAGGGCAATAATATGTTCGATGCTCTCGGGTAACATCCGGCGGCACAGGTCGCGCATCCCGGCGCTTTCAAGCTGAAACACACCAACCGTATCACCGCGTTGCAATAGTTCGTAGGTCTTGCGATCATCCAATGGTATCTCGGGGACGGAAAAATGACGTCCGGATTCGGCAATCAGCCGGTGCGCCTCCTCTACCACGGTCAGGGTCCTCAACCCCAAGACATCAAGCTTCAAGAGTCCAACTGTCTCCAGGGAATACATGTCATACTGCGTGCAAAGCCCTAGCTCCGGCGTCTTGTACAGCGGCACGAGCTCAATCAGAGGCCGTGGCGCAATTACCACAGCTGAGGCGTGAACCGACGCGTGCCGGTTGAGGCCCTCAAGCTTGCGGGCGATTCGGAGCAACTCCTGGTATTCCGGCTTTGACTCAACCATCGTCTTGAACTCGGCCACACTGGCCAGCGCCTCGGCTAGGCTGAGGTTTTGGGGAATAAGCTTTGCCAACCGGTCAACCTCGGCGATGGGTACGTCTAACACCCGACCCACATCGCGGATTACAGCCCGGGCCGCCATTGTGCCAAAGGTGATTATCTGTGCCACCGAATCCTCGCCGTACCGGTGCCGGATATAGTCAATCACCTCCTGCCGCCTAGTGTCCGAGAAGTCAATATCTACATCCGGCAGCGATACACGCTCCGGGGTCAAAAATCGTTCGAATAGAAGTCCGTAGCGCAGTGGGTCAATGTCGGTAATCCCCAGGCAGTAGAGCACAAGACATCCGGCGGCCGAGCCCCGGCCCGGGCCAACCGGAATCCCCCGGTCGCGGGCGAACTTGACGATGTCCCGGACGATGAGGAAGTAACCGGGAAAACCCATCTGTCTGATGACGGCAAGCTCGTGCTCTAGCCGCTCCTCAATTGCCGGCGTTACCCGCGA
This genomic window from candidate division WOR-3 bacterium contains:
- a CDS encoding LemA family protein, coding for MLILIVILAILMVLVLFVIAVYNGLIVKRNRVRNGWHQIDVQLKRRIDLIPNLVETVKGYAAHEKAIFERIAEARSLALGAKTPGEAARANNMLTETLKSLFAVVENYPNLKANENFAKLQEELTTTENKISFARQFYNDVVMDYNNQIQMFPSNIIASMFRFAAEEFYTVPEAEREAPKVKF
- a CDS encoding M48 family metalloprotease, which produces MAERTHLYRLIARNKWGTGLFIALFTIILAVIGMALGQVMHWGAEVYVLFALFIVVYNLVLYFNSDRIALAVNGAQSADPTEYAQLHNVVEEVALAAGVPKPGVYVVDSAAPNAFATGRNPAHASIAVTRGLLATMNRDELQGVVAHEMAHIRNYDILMMTVVAIIGGLIILFRDMLLRWGIFFGGGRRRRDSSGRGGGQAQLILILVGLVLAILAPLLIALIRAAISRQREYLADASGAYIVRNPHGLASALAKLGASKEKLRTASDAMAHMFITNPFAKDRTGRADWFASHPPLTERIRRLNALTLDRTAVE
- the dnaE gene encoding DNA polymerase III subunit alpha: MPTRKSTVSFVHLHNHSQYSLLDGASRVEDLAKLAASFGMPALAITDHGNMFGAIEFYRAAQEAGVKPIIGAELYVAPGDRRERKVHAEIPEASFHLTLLAQDETGYYNLMKLTTLGYLEGFYYRPRIDKELLGSYAKGLIALSGCLKGEVNYFLRRGEPERAMKAAAQYQEILGPDNFYLEVMRAGVPEQEQIIPGIIELSESLGIPIVATNDCHYLKPEDAKAHEVLVCIQTGKKLADSGRLKMTSDQFYFRSPQEMEHLFSDIPGAVERTKEVADRCNLLLDFSRVRLNLPRYQSPEGYADDFAYLKHLAQEGLKRRYSRVTPAIEERLEHELAVIRQMGFPGYFLIVRDIVKFARDRGIPVGPGRGSAAGCLVLYCLGITDIDPLRYGLLFERFLTPERVSLPDVDIDFSDTRRQEVIDYIRHRYGEDSVAQIITFGTMAARAVIRDVGRVLDVPIAEVDRLAKLIPQNLSLAEALASVAEFKTMVESKPEYQELLRIARKLEGLNRHASVHASAVVIAPRPLIELVPLYKTPELGLCTQYDMYSLETVGLLKLDVLGLRTLTVVEEAHRLIAESGRHFSVPEIPLDDRKTYELLQRGDTVGVFQLESAGMRDLCRRMLPESIEHIIALIALYRPGPMKLLDSFVARKAGNEKIDYEHSLLEPICRETYGILVYQEQVMQAARALAGYTLGKADILRRAMGKKDPAEMESQRSTFVEGCAKYNRIPADRADRIFNLLAKFAGYGFNKSHAAGYAYLSYVTAYIKANYPLEFIAATLTSELGDSKKLAKFIGEARRMGVTVLGPDVNASESNFAIEHGMVRFGLAGVRNLGQGASQKIVEERKRNGPYQSLVDFLIRNRGVVNRKATESLIKAGAFDWTGSNRAQLLSELELDMARASSEKLRFQERQADLFGFQVENKTAKIEKKLEMHDLLAYEKEAFGFYLSSHPLEPYRIEYEALHFCSTEQLEEKQDSEPVSIAGVITARRTKRSRNDQEYVVVTMEDFAGWVEVMAFSSLLEKCRENLQPEKLVIVQGRVRRRESGMPQVWAERVMPFALVSKFISAVAITLPRKMCDELELVKLRETLQRHPGNVPVYFRMPGEGATLEVLRVKDYQVAPGHELVTELVRLFGSGAVQLRGELPALEPRAGWKNSRKLPDRR